In Athene noctua chromosome 8, bAthNoc1.hap1.1, whole genome shotgun sequence, a genomic segment contains:
- the MRPS22 gene encoding small ribosomal subunit protein mS22 isoform X1, with product MAALGARGCAAVPARMGRVARTLWGWRARRGLGQDAGAADEGKPAKPSFADEAVQNLLYKMTGLNLQKVFRPVKRELKPPKYKLMTEAQLEEATKKAIEEAKVKLIMPPVLNEREPIDDVLAEDKFLEGTETTKYVFTDLTYSIPHRERFIVVREPNGVLRKATWEERDRMIQIFFPKEGRRVIPPVIFKDEHLVTVFQQDRHEDILNMCIAQFEPDSPDYIRVHHRTYDDIEKHAKYDLLRSTRHFGGMVWYLVNRKKTDGLLIDMIHRDLLDDTTSLITLYHMLHPECQSAKEAKEGKLQGVDLIKVFVKTESQKEGYIQLALQAYEEAMATSTAS from the exons ATGGCGGCGCTGGGGGCGCGGGGTTGCGCCGCGGTGCCCGCGCGGATGGGGCGCGTGGCGCGTACGCTGTGGGGCTGGCGCGCGCGGCGGGGGCTCGGGCAGGACGCGGGGGCCGCGGACG AAGGAAAACCCGCCAAGCCGTCCTTTGCGGATGAAGCGGTTCAAAATCTGCTCTACAAAATGACAGGGCTCAACCTGCAGAAGGTTTTTAGGCCGGTGAAAAGGGAGCTGAAACCGCCCAAGTACAAGCTGATGACAGAAGCTCAGCTGGAAGAG gccaCAAAAAAAGCTATTGAGGAAGCTAAAGTAAAATTGATCATGCCCCCGGTTTTGAATGAACGAGAGCCAATTGATGATGTCTTAGCAGAAGACAAATTCCTTGAAGGAACTGAAACTACAAAATATGTGTTTACAGATTTAACTTACTCCATTCCACATCGT GAACGTTTCATTGTAGTTAGAGAGCCAAATGGTGTATTGCGCAAAGCAACCTGGGAAGAAAGAGACAGAATGATACAGATATTCTTCCCAAAAGAAGGGCGCAGAGTTATTCCCCCAGTGATATTCAAGGACGAACACCTTGTG ACTGTGTTTCAGCAAGACCGTCATGAGGATATCCTTAACATGTGCATTGCTCAGTTTGAGCCAGATTCACCTGACTATATCAGA GTTCATCATCGGACATATGATGACATTGAGAAACACGCCAAGTATGATCTGCTCCGTTCAACAAGACACTTTGGAGGAATGGTATGGTATCtagtaaacagaaagaaaacgGATGGCTTGCTAATAGATATGATCCACAGAGACTT GCTGGATGACACTACGAGTTTAATTACACTGTATCATATGCTTCATCCGGAATGTCAGTCAGCAAAAGAAGCTAAAGAAGGGAAACTTCAGGGAGTCGATCTGATCAAG GTATTTGTGAAAACTGAGTCCCAGAAAGAAGGCTACATACAGCTGGCCCTCCAGGCTTATGAAGAAGCAATGGCTACTTCTACAGCTTCATGA
- the MRPS22 gene encoding small ribosomal subunit protein mS22 isoform X2 — protein sequence MAALGARGCAAVPARMGRVARTLWGWRARRGLGQDAGAADGKPAKPSFADEAVQNLLYKMTGLNLQKVFRPVKRELKPPKYKLMTEAQLEEATKKAIEEAKVKLIMPPVLNEREPIDDVLAEDKFLEGTETTKYVFTDLTYSIPHRERFIVVREPNGVLRKATWEERDRMIQIFFPKEGRRVIPPVIFKDEHLVTVFQQDRHEDILNMCIAQFEPDSPDYIRVHHRTYDDIEKHAKYDLLRSTRHFGGMVWYLVNRKKTDGLLIDMIHRDLLDDTTSLITLYHMLHPECQSAKEAKEGKLQGVDLIKVFVKTESQKEGYIQLALQAYEEAMATSTAS from the exons ATGGCGGCGCTGGGGGCGCGGGGTTGCGCCGCGGTGCCCGCGCGGATGGGGCGCGTGGCGCGTACGCTGTGGGGCTGGCGCGCGCGGCGGGGGCTCGGGCAGGACGCGGGGGCCGCGGACG GAAAACCCGCCAAGCCGTCCTTTGCGGATGAAGCGGTTCAAAATCTGCTCTACAAAATGACAGGGCTCAACCTGCAGAAGGTTTTTAGGCCGGTGAAAAGGGAGCTGAAACCGCCCAAGTACAAGCTGATGACAGAAGCTCAGCTGGAAGAG gccaCAAAAAAAGCTATTGAGGAAGCTAAAGTAAAATTGATCATGCCCCCGGTTTTGAATGAACGAGAGCCAATTGATGATGTCTTAGCAGAAGACAAATTCCTTGAAGGAACTGAAACTACAAAATATGTGTTTACAGATTTAACTTACTCCATTCCACATCGT GAACGTTTCATTGTAGTTAGAGAGCCAAATGGTGTATTGCGCAAAGCAACCTGGGAAGAAAGAGACAGAATGATACAGATATTCTTCCCAAAAGAAGGGCGCAGAGTTATTCCCCCAGTGATATTCAAGGACGAACACCTTGTG ACTGTGTTTCAGCAAGACCGTCATGAGGATATCCTTAACATGTGCATTGCTCAGTTTGAGCCAGATTCACCTGACTATATCAGA GTTCATCATCGGACATATGATGACATTGAGAAACACGCCAAGTATGATCTGCTCCGTTCAACAAGACACTTTGGAGGAATGGTATGGTATCtagtaaacagaaagaaaacgGATGGCTTGCTAATAGATATGATCCACAGAGACTT GCTGGATGACACTACGAGTTTAATTACACTGTATCATATGCTTCATCCGGAATGTCAGTCAGCAAAAGAAGCTAAAGAAGGGAAACTTCAGGGAGTCGATCTGATCAAG GTATTTGTGAAAACTGAGTCCCAGAAAGAAGGCTACATACAGCTGGCCCTCCAGGCTTATGAAGAAGCAATGGCTACTTCTACAGCTTCATGA